The Fibrobacter succinogenes genome includes the window ATTCCTGCGGTACGCGCCTACCTGGAATTGAACGGTGGGGTGGTAAATGTCAAGCAGATTGCTAGGGACATTTGCCCGCCGATTACCGAGGAACAGGCTCTCGAAGCCATTGAAACTTTAAAGAGCGTCGGTCTTGTGAAAAAGCTTGCATCGGGCAAGCTCGCACTCACCGAAGCCCATTTGACAGTAGGGGGCCCCGAAAAGGCGAATGCCGTGCGCAATTTCCAGCGCCAGGTGCTGAGCCTTGCGAGCGATGCGCTCGAAAATATCCCCGTCAATGAAAGGAATATTTCTACACTGACTCTTTCTGTAGACCAGTCCTGCTTCGAGGATTTGGGCGACATGTTGAGGGAATTCCGCCGTTTAGTCCAAAAAAGAGTAGACGGTGCCAAGAATCCTGACCGTGTTATGCAGCTTTCTATGGCATTTTACCCGGTAGCCCGTAAAGGAGGGGCTTCGGAAAATACTATAATAATAGGGGAAGGTGCAGGAGATAAAAAATGATTAAACGGGCGTGGACATATGGGTTGGCGACGTTGGCACTTTGCAATGTCGCCTGCGATAGCGGTCGTACCGCTGGATCGTCGATGGAAACGGAAAACTCCATCGCGTTGCTTACTCAATTGGCCGATGGCACGCCTGCTGCACGTATGGACGTTATTGTCCGCCCTGAATCTTATTTGTCGGGTGCAACCGAATTGGGCTCGGACTCCCTTTACCAGTTGCATTTCGAAACGGACGAGCAGGGCCGAGTGGTTCTGTCTGATGTCCCGACGGGCTCTTATGTCATCGAAGCCCGCAATGATTCCTTGAATTTGAAGGGTTTTGTAAAGATTGCTTATGTGGAATCTGATTCCACGACTCCGCTTACGGTCGAAGTTTCTGAACCGACCAAGGTCTCTGGTCGTGTCGGTCTTCCGCAGTTAGTGCGCCGTGCGGCTACAGTTTCTGTGCTGGGTCTGGACTACCAGGTCCAGATGGATTCGACGGGCTACTTTGAATTTGATGCGTTGCCGAGCGGCAATGTCGA containing:
- a CDS encoding DUF4423 domain-containing protein codes for the protein MVTFSDIADYRDFLKEFYDRRKVEMPFYSYRMMGDKLGLDSSYLYRVLQKKQHLPAHALPAAKEILALSGREAEYFDLLYSAAVSKDKTKREELMAKALSLRDVERHSLQAAELKLLENWWIPAVRAYLELNGGVVNVKQIARDICPPITEEQALEAIETLKSVGLVKKLASGKLALTEAHLTVGGPEKANAVRNFQRQVLSLASDALENIPVNERNISTLTLSVDQSCFEDLGDMLREFRRLVQKRVDGAKNPDRVMQLSMAFYPVARKGGASENTIIIGEGAGDKK